In a genomic window of Equus caballus isolate H_3958 breed thoroughbred chromosome 9, TB-T2T, whole genome shotgun sequence:
- the MOS gene encoding proto-oncogene serine/threonine-protein kinase mos, which yields MPSPLPRPPYLPGEFSPSVDSRPCSSPSQLPGKAGKLSLGGTPPRAPRLPRRLAWCSIDWEQVCFLQRLGAGGFGSVYKATYHGVPVAIKQVNKRTKNRLASQRSFWAELNIARLRHDNIVQVVAASTRTPAGFESLGTIIMEFGGNVTLHQVIYGATSCPEEEEAQPRCCAGEQLNLGKCLKYSLDVVNGLIFLHSQSIVHLDLKPANILISEQDVCKIGDFGCSEKLEDVPCCQTAPYHLGGTYTHRAPELLRGDTLTPKADIYSFAITLWQMTTKEMPYSGERQYVLYAVVAYNLRPSLSAAVFTDSILGRRLGKMIQGCWRASAAQRPSAELLLGDLNTLKGEFASL from the coding sequence ATGCCCTCGCCTCTTCCGCGACCCCCTTATCTCCCGGGCGAGTTTTCTCCCTCGGTGGACTCGCGGCCCTGCagcagcccctcccagctgccgGGGAAGGCGGGCAAGCTCTCCCTGGGCGGCACCCCGCCCAGGGCCCCACGGCTGCCACGCCGGCTGGCCTGGTGCTCCATTGACTGGGAACAGGTGTGCTTCCTGCAGAGGCTGGGAGCTGGCGGGTTTGGCTCCGTGTACAAGGCAACTTATCATGGGGTGCCGGTGGCCATAAAGCAAGTGAACAAGCGCACCAAGAACCGACTGGCATCCCAGCGCAGTTTCTGGGCTGAGCTCAACATAGCAAGGCTTCGCCATGACAACATCGTGCAGGTTGTGGCTGCCAGTACGCGCACCCCTGCGGGCTTTGAAAGTCTAGGCACCATAATCATGGAGTTTGGTGGCAATGTCACTTTACACCAAGTCATATACGGTGCTACGAGCtgccctgaggaggaggaggcccaGCCTCGCTGCTGTGCCGGAGAGCAGTTAAATTTGGGAAAGTGTCTGAAGTATTCCCTAGATGTCGTGAACGGCCTGATTTTCCTCCACTCACAAAGCATTGTGCACTTGGACCTGAAGCCAGCTAACATTCTGATCAGCGAGCAGGATGTCTGCAAAATTGGTGACTTTGGTTGCTCCGAGAAGCTGGAAGATGTGCCCTGCTGCCAGACTGCTCCTTACCACCTGGGCGGCACATACACCCACCGAGCCCCAGAGCTTCTGAGAGGAGACACCCTAACGCCCAAAGCGGACATCTATTCTTTTGCCATCACTCTCTGGCAGATGACGACCAAGGAGATGCCTTACTCAGGGGAGCGTCAGTACGTGCTGTATGCTGTAGTGGCCTATAATCTGCGGCCGTCTCTGTCGGCAGCTGTCTTCACGGACTCCATCCTTGGGAGAAGACTTGGGAAGATGATCCAGGGCTGCTGGAGGGCCAGTGCTGCTCAGCGGCCAAGCGCAGAGCTTCTCCTGGGTGATCTTAACACTTTAAAAGGTGAATTTGCCTCACTCTAA